From a region of the Vicinamibacteria bacterium genome:
- a CDS encoding DUF962 domain-containing protein, with protein MDRRLAGYEEFWPYYVSQHLNPVNRALHFVGTTALLVGGAAALLVSPWWFATAPVAAYGFAWVGHFLFEKNTPATFAHPLWSLRGDLRMYQLIWRGRLGPEIARARELFPPQVKTEA; from the coding sequence ATGGATCGGAGGCTTGCCGGCTACGAGGAGTTCTGGCCGTACTACGTCTCCCAGCACCTGAACCCGGTCAACCGGGCCTTGCATTTCGTGGGCACCACGGCACTCCTGGTAGGGGGCGCTGCCGCCCTGCTCGTGTCACCCTGGTGGTTCGCGACCGCCCCCGTCGCCGCCTACGGCTTCGCCTGGGTGGGCCACTTTCTCTTCGAGAAAAACACCCCCGCCACTTTTGCTCACCCGCTCTGGTCGCTTCGGGGCGACTTGCGCATGTATCAGCTGATCTGGCGTGGCCGCCTGGGTCCGGAGATAGCCCGCGCCCGGGAGCTGTTCCCGCCCCAAGTCAAGACCGAAGCCTAA